The Ciconia boyciana chromosome 4, ASM3463844v1, whole genome shotgun sequence DNA window TAGCACTGTACTTCCAGGAGGATCAAATCCCCCCTTCTTCATTGCCCCCGATGAGTGGAGAGGTCTCCCTTTGTCCTAATCCCATTGAGTTCTGTAACAGTTAGTcctctatttaaaaagaataaaacaaaaactaaactACATATCTAGCCCATGTGTCTCCAAATGTAGCAATTAAAACATACTTCAGAGCAATCAGACAGATCTAGCAAGCAGGCAAATCATACCAGATCCTGCTGGTTTGTTCATGTTTTGCCAAACTAGTGAAATTAACAGCTTACTGTAGCTGGTTGTACTCAGTACTGTCAGAGTGAGAGGtaccccatttttttttctcttcaacaaATACCTGTGCACCCCAGCAGTAAAGAGACCACAGAAATTAAGCAGAAGTCGCTCCTGTCTCTCACATTTCGAGAGCGAGCATGGTGGATCTGCAAATATCAGGTATACTTGCAAGTTTATACCAGCCTCTGCCTGGGGTCACTGTGCAAAGCATTGTTCTGTTTCTTGGCCCACAAGAGTGTTTGTGttctgaagaatttttctgtcctcctccctcctccagacttcctttgtatttctgtgtggCAAAGTCATAGACTGATCAATAGCTGAGTCTTCTCCAAGTTCTGCTGTATGTGAGCTTATCCCAATACATTTCTAAAGTAGCAAAGTAGGCATATCTTAGTTACTGAGAATCGTTTTTTCCTAAGACTTTTGTACAATGGCATGTCATTCTAGGACTATGTCCAGATATAATATGCTATGCCATCTGTCCTATTTGCtgtactgaaattaaatatgtatatcACACTGAGCTTGGTTATTCTTTTCACATATATAGCAGCATCCATGATCACACTGACTCACACTGCTTTATGAAGATCCTCCAGGGAAATCTAAAGGAGACCCTGTTTGAATGGCCTGAGAAAAAAGGGAATGGTGAAATGACTAAGAAATCAGAACGAGTTTTGAGGGAAAATCAATGTGCCTACATTAATGGTAAGCTATTGAGCTTGTTTTGACAGCTACCTATCCATGGCTATTATTCCTAACAGAAGAGTTCATCTGTTCTCTAGTCTCCTACCTTTAACAGTATAATACTAATGGCTTTATGCACAGTTTAAGAATGTGGCTCTCTAGATTCTGCACAAACCTGTATTTAGATTCagtaaaacaattaaaaaatgtccttttaacTGCTCTGAAGACATTGCAGCAATTGCTTGATACTTAAATATGCTGGGTATCTCCTCTAGATCAAGCAGCCTTTACCGCTGTGTCCCTAACGACTATCTGAAATTGCTTGCAAACATAGTCCTTAAATAGTATTTGGTGAGAAATAAGGGAATCAAAGTTTAGATAGCTTACtcaccttgattttttttttcaaagaaataaccCTTTTGATCAGTCATGGAAATCCTAGgtcaaaaatgtaaaagctgtCTGTGGAATAAACTgaccagccaggagcagaggccCTGATCCTCAGTGCTACTTCTTGTCCAAATCAACAAAAGACTGTAGCGCTTAGGTGCAGCATCAGCAGAATTGAAATGCTCAAGTCTACCCaatctacaaaaaaaattggctGAGTGCACAGATGGTGAAGCACGACTAAGTCTCTACCAGTAAGGCTCCCTAGGTACCTAAATCCATGCCATTACACATATCTGTAACTATCACCATCTTGTGCGACGCTGGAGGCCATCCTGGAGTGGCCAGCTGGGTGTAACGTGTTCTGATGCTATGAGAGCCAATGCATATCATGCTGAACAGCAATGAGTTCAGCAGAACAAAGGCAAAGCGTCAGAGAAGGGGGCCATCTGCCTTTTATGTGATGAGTTAAAAACTGGAGCACATACCCAGTGGGGCTGAGCTTAGGAACTCCCCAGCTGGAGGGAGCCTCATATTGGGTTATGGACGAAGCCAGGGTGAGGGCATTGGGGAAGAAAGACTAGTGCTCTCCAGCCCTCTGTAGAAGGTATGCCACATTAAGTGAACACAAAATCCACAGGACAGGAAATGCAAGAAGCATCTCGACACGCCTGCCAATGCTCCCATGCCAGGCATATGAGTTCTCAGACTCAGTCAGGTTTTCCTACCGATGCGTTTCTTTCCGATGCAAGCAATTGTACCCTGTGTGCATCTGATCCAAAGCTTCCTTGgttgttttaaacaaatttggTATCCAATTTTCTGAGGCAGTTGGGATGTCTACCATGTTTCATAATGGATgttttggtttaaaagaaacagggaaagtAAGTAGAAGGAAAACACTGACAGTGTGTTGATTGCCCTAACGACTTCAATAGTGAGTGACCTTCATGTTTCTATTGTGTGCTTCTTGGTTGCTcttgaactttatttttaaggttaGAATCCACTAAACAGAGTTTATTCAAGTCTTCCATTAGAgatttaagactttttttcccctacgTCCTCTATTTAGATAAACTATGTTCATGACACTTAGGGCTTACACTTCAAATGTATCAGAGTTAAGAGTGGACTCATGATTCTCAGGGTATCATGCCTATCTTGCGCAATACAGGTCTAGGTATTATATAACACATTAATTCAAGTACAAAGGCCTGAGCTGTTTTTACAGCAGGGTCATAAATTTAAATTCAAGGTCTCTTTTAAGTAACTCAAAAACTTCACTTTAGCATAGAATGGAAATGGTTTGTTTCATGGATGTGATTCTTGATAccttacatttttatgtaatagCTTGATTTCTACTCCACTGTCACAGAAAGTGCCATTACTTCATTAGTAACCACACAACAGgcagtgctttgttttattatgtGTTCAGTTATGCTTACTATTCAGTTAAGGTTGGAAGTATGCCAGTCACTACTAATTTGTCACCTTAGTCAAAAGAGCAGACAAATGAAAAGCCTGTTCTCCAAACTAATAAATCGGAAGGATTAATAAGGAAACAGATGCCTACAGCAGAAGACAATTATATCTCTGTCTATAAGTCCATGCCCCAAATACATGTAGCTGACCTTTAATGTGACTGATATTCTTGTTAACAGGCTGAGAATTAGCAATACAAAAactttttccctgtaaaatgtcTTGCTAATTTTTAGAAACGCAAACCTTCCTGCTTCTGGAGCTTCTATAACGACGGCATCTCCTAGGAAAGTAAATAATCTTGAAGTCCTTTGGGAGTGATAGCTAGAAAATTACTGACAGCGTGGCCTTTCTTAAGTTTCCCTGGATTTCTATTGGCCTTTATCCTGTAGCAGATAATCCAGAAGTTACATGAAGTGTGGAAGGCTATAAGGTATTTTGAATTACCAGTGTATTTAGGAAGCTGTGCTAGAGAACAGCAGTCAAATTCCCTGTACCAAGTTACCTGTTGCTCATAAAAGGGCAGGCATGCCTAACTGGCTTGCCTATGAGTTTTGatttagaaagcatttttccagGCATCTGAGATCTCGTTAAATCTTCCCGCTAACACAACCTCTCGTTTCATGCCCTCGTTGGTGTAGACTCCATTGGCCTGCACCGTGTGGAGAACATAAGCCACACAGAGTCTGCCGTTAGCCTGCATTTGTACAGCCCACCCTTCGACAGCTGTAATACCTTTGATCAGAGGACTGGACACAAGCACAAAGTCAAGATGACCTTCTACAGCCAGTTTGGAGAAAGGACTCTCTGCGTAAGTACGAGATAACACGAGATAACACACCCTGCCCCGGGCTCCGAGCCCTCGGCCCCTGCCGGGACGGGCGCGAGGGGCTGCCCTCTTGCCTGCGCAGGGCAGGGTGCCGGTGGACAGGACAGGCAGGAGGTCCAGGAGCCCCGCCTTTCCCCGGGCATCCCTGTCTAGGACCAGCGTAAAACCTGGTTCCAAATACTACTCCGTTTGTCGATTGCTCACTTCCCTGTGTGGAGTTCCCTGCTTTGGAGCTCGCCTCCTCTTCATGAGCAGGAGATCAGTTCTGAGCAGGGAAGAGGATTAAGGAGAATTTTGCTACTAGCTAAGCGTCTTCAGGCAGCAAAGGATGGTAAATGCAACCTAGTCAATGGAAAACTGTGAAGCAGCTACATTGTTTTGGCCAGCTTCAGTCATGTGTAACATTTCCTGCCTACACTGTTCTGCCAAAAAGCATCACATTTCAAGTCAGTTGTTTTAAACCTTGTAGCTTACTGTAAAGTAaagaattcttttaaaaacttaatttaattctttaaaatcaaaactttgACACAGAAAGACTTGCTGTGAGGGTGAGACTAGGCTGGCTGGCTGTTGTCTGCATTCTTGAGCAATGGCATGAGATTTTGGTTGGatagaaaagaaagatcagCTTTGGGGGACCAAGCTAGGACATCTGGGAGAGTTTAATAGGTTTCCTTTTAGCACTCTTCCATGCATTGGGAAACATAACTACttatatggggaaaaaagacagataCTTGATGTTCAGCCACAGAGGTTCAAAgactgtttggttttgttagaTACAGAACACTTTCACCTTTCACTGAAGCCAGAAGTTCAATGCTCAGGAGTTTCCCAGAGTGAGCCCTTAGTAAGATCCAGTTAAAGTTTTATATAATTGACAAGTACCgtgtaaattatttctttgaagcTTGTCACATTATGTGATTACCAATTTACCAAACAGCTGAAACACAAACTTTGACCTTTCCGAGTTTGAAAGGTCCTTGAGAAAGTAAACTCAAATGtataattcagattttaaagggaaataaacatggaaaaatgttGAACAAAATTCACACAAGAATTCagtgtttgcttgctttctttttgttttaagtgtTTATTGAATATGCAGTATATAAGATAACAAGCGAGACTAAAGGTTTTGACTTGGACTATTTTCTTACCCTTGATCTGTAACCATCTGGCAGTGTTTGTACCTTTTGTGGGAAATTGGATCTGGCTTACAGGAGAGAGGTAAATCTTAATCATTGGGTCTCTTTCATGAATTCCTGTAAATGGAATTCCAGTAACGGGGAAAGTGGTAGCGAGTTTGGGCCATCCAGCTGCCTGAAATGACTTCACACTACAAAAACCTTCTGGTCTCAGTGAGGGTTTCTGGAAAGCTGACTGGAAAATCAAACTTTCTTCTGCTGACCAGATCTGAAAAGGATGTAGGAAGACAGAGAGCTGTAAGTTAAAAACACCAAGAGAGTAATATAAAGTATACTTGTGTATCTTTTATGAGTGAGAAGATCTGCCTAGCTAAAGCACATTCAGTGCTTCCTCTTAGTCTTAAATTTTTCTGCAGGTAGAACACACAGGTAAATCCCTAGTGGCTTCTGGCCATGATGAAGTCTTAAAGAACTAAATCTCCAGTAAATACATAATAAGTTATATAGGCctagtaataaaaatagtatGTAGTATGTCCAAGGACTTGCCTGTGGAAGTAACTGTTTACACAGTTCAGGTACAAACCGTGAGAACACCAATGCGAAAGTTCACTGAGGGAAAACTAATTTTGTCTTGGGTGTCACAGCACATCAGTTCCTGCTGCCAGGAATTTTGCTGGGGGAGGTGgtttctctctgcagcctgcctcCCAAGCTGGACTTTCAAACAGTTTCTGTCAAACCAAGTAGAGCAGAGATTCAGGGAGAAAAGACAGCCTGAAGGAGGAAGCACTCCTCAGCTGTCCCTTCTGCTGTGGGCTTGCTCGTGGTCACACAGGGCCAATGGACAGGGTGATTTTTGTCAGGTGCACAGTGCTCTCTATAAAACTCTGGCAAGgagtactgaaaataaatacactaaGTATTTTAAGGTGCTGAGCTACTCCGGGAATAAAGGCCTATGCTGAGAACATGAAGTAGGTGGTGACTGTCTCTTTCCTTAAAACAGCaacctctcctctttcctcttagGCAACAGCAGTGCCGCAGGAGAACAACTGAGAAGCACCAGCACGTGTTTGCATAAGACCTGCTGAATGTTTAACCAGGGACAGAAGACTTGCATGGCTAAGGCTGACAGCCAGCTATATTTCTATACCTTGTACATAGAAGTACACTAGGGCAGCTTCCAGGCCACCCGCAGTTCCCCCGAGCGAATGCCGATTATGGGACACTAAGCTAACTAGTGCCATAAACTACTTCAGAGGTTAGATGCCTTTTCTTAGGCTTCTGTCAGAATTAAGTAGTTTGTTTTCTGATTCTAGCCTCCTTTTAATTCCACTTCTGATACCACACTGAGAATATCAGAAATCTGATCATCTCATCATCTGACACTACTTAATAGGCCTATGTGTATGTATGCTCTCAATGTAATTAATAACTATATAAACTTCTAAGCTTCCAGTCATTTGTACCTATGGGTAGTACATTAGATACAACTAACAgcagctccttttttttaaaaaaaatcttttaggtTTTAATGCTCTAGGCCATTTTGAtagttttgtgcattttttactttttattttttacaatttcATTTGTCAGATCTTGTTTTAAATAGGAGCAGCAAAACACTTCAGGCACaatgattttcaaaactgattgGGCACAGATTTGGGTTTTAAATAAGACTAATCATACTTAATTCAGCTAATGTCCAGTTTCCAAAGTATTCTGTATAGCTACTGAAGAAggtaactgaaataaaactggatTTGTGCACAGATTTTGAAGTTTTCGGCCTTTTTCTCCTGGTAACTAAAATATTCATCACACTTTACCAAAATCCACATTCCTCATGAACATCTAAGTCTTTTCCAAGCAATACATATtagaaaagcctttaaaaagttGAAAGTATTTCAAACATGCGAAGAATCCTGATCCCAATTAAGTCGGTGGGAGTTCTGCCATTGAGTTCACTGATGCTTAGTTTTATCCTCCAGATTTAGTTTCAGCCATCCTGAAAAAAGTTAACCCTAATTAAACATACCAAAATCAGCACAGCTGTCTGCACTGAGGCTACCCCATTCATTTAATGCAGCTAATACATAAGAAGTAGAGAATGTGTAGTGAGCGTGCTAGTCTCCTAGGTGACTGCTGGTTACTCAGGCAGCAGTTTAAGTTTTAATAATATCCTTTTTAGATGAGTCACATATTTCCCTCCGTATCGACAAGCCCAGGAAATATTTATAAGACCCTGTTTCCACAGAGGCTGTgtcaaattttcaaaaagtgTTTGAGCAGTGTAACAGTTTTTAAACGAAGCTATGCCCTTAGGCTGCAATTACTCCTTGAAGGCCAGTGGAAAAGCAGTAGGTGCTTTgcaatagggttttttttgtttgtttttttttttgagggggtggggaggcaggagaaaggGGGCATggaaggataagaaaaaaattgaaaagataaAGCAGGCCTAAAGGCAAAAGAACAGGGATAAGCATCAGCAGTAAGTGGGGACTGTCTGCACGAGGTGGACCTGGAGGCTGTGCCAAAGAGGGGTCAAGGGAACGTGCAGCCcaaaactggaagaaacatTAGGAGGAATGACACCGCAGGCATAAAGAATCCCCTGTGCTTTTCCTGGGCTCCAGCGTACTCCAGAGTTTAGCATGTTTGTTTCTTATTCACTATGAACCTATTCCTGAAAGATCTTGTCAAGCCAGATGTTGGGCTTGAGCATCTTAATTTGGCATGGCTCAAGTTGTTGTGAGAGTGTCACAGCACCAGAGATGAGCTGAGGCCAGCAGTCCAGCCACCCTGCTCATGCAAGGTGACCTAGCGCACGTAGCTCAGGACtatgtccagttgggttttgagtatctccaaggatggaggcaccacagcctctctgggcaaactCTTCCaagtgtttgaccaccctcactgtaaaaaagcCTTATGTTTAGACAAACTGTCTTGTACCTGCGTTTGCATCCactgcttcttttcctcctcccccttctcaCAGGACATGAGCAGTTTCACTTAACTAACTTCAAATATAGCATATTCATCATGCTTTTGGTTACTAGGTAAAATTAAAGGACAAACCCAACAGCTTGTAGATCACAGGTTCAGTCAGGTCAGGGGAACTGGAAAGATCAGAGAGACAGCCAAAGATCACAGCAGCGATGACAGCAGCTAGCTGTACCGAGATCCATTGATACAGAAACTTATGCAGTACTCCAGCTAGCCACACACATGCTGAGCAAGTGAGGGAGagacaggcagaaaagcagaaaagacaacAACTATCTACCCAAGTTGTCACAAACACTGTTTAGGCACGGTAAACATGGTATCAAACATTGCATAGAATAATACAggaatttcagtgtttcacaaCAAGGTACTTACCAGGTACTTATGGACGCCGTACCAGAAACATAAGGGGGTAGCCTATCCAACATAAAGGGCACTAATACAGGAAATCTCAAGAGAAACGATTAACTGGGTCCAGAATCCTTAGAACGCATACCACAGCTGCCACCTTTGCTACTTCCTAAGCACTAGCTATGCTTCTTGTGCTCTACATGGCACAAGAATAAAGCTAATACCTACCAAAAGCAATATTTAATCAATAAATATCAAGCAATATAATGAGAAATAGAGTCACCTTTTCACTTACACAAATATGTTCACATAACCTGTGCTGGCTTAAAACATAGAAACCAGTAACAACAAAATAGTATTTGCACATTATTATGGCTGAACAGCCAAGGTATTAAACCTTCTAGCATATGAAAGTACTTGAGCTTTGGAGTAGTGCTAACTGGCCATTTGATGAGGTAGCAATATGCTGTAGGCTGAGAATTAGCTTTCACTGGGCAATGAACAGATGTTTAGCGTTTCATATGCTTTCATCTGGGAAGCTGCTATTGAGCAGTGTCACTGCAAACTGAAGAGAGTTTAACATTTACCTGGGTTACAGCTGAGATCATTAAGTGGTAAGAGATACTGCCCTAAACCGTTAATACTACTAAATCATTCAGGCTAGTAACAGCAGGAGAAACTCAGTCTAATTATGGTTTGGTGCGTCAACTAAGATTTCAGTGAAGGAGCTTCAACAGAAAGACACAGGGAAGCAAAGTGATGCCAGGAGTGGAGTGAAGTGCAATATTTACATGAATGCAGCAAATTGCAAGGGTTTCCtggttttattgttgttttggAGAGTCATTATTAGAAATTTTGCAAGAAGAGAAGTTGTTTATCAAGCGTATGTTTTACTTGGGAAGGCTCTGTAGCAAAGAGTGCCTGGGAAATCATATGCCATATGCAAGGGAAAAGCTGACAACAGGGACTCTTACAGGAATGGAAATGCTATCCCTGTCTGTGTGGTTGTGGCTAATGAGGACTAGATTCACAGAAACTCAGGACATGTGTTCTGGGGGTTTCCATCTGTGTATAACCAGCAAGTGAgcagctctttttcttcccatgctGAGGTGTGGGAGCTCTGAAGCCTCTAACAGGAATTGTTGCTGGGAGAGGGGTCCCTTGCTGCATAAACACAGTTTCTTAATGTTCTTGTGGATAATTGAGCCTAGAGTTACTTTCTGTCTGACTCACTACAAAATCTTAGCATACACAAATCAGTTCAATTTGTTAATGAAGCCTGGGTGACACTTAGTTAAGTCTCTTGATGTTTGAGCATTATTCATCTTCTTCCATTGTTAATGTGTAGAGGAACACAGCAGAATCAAAACCCATCCTATATGTAATCCTGCTTCCATTACAAAGGTTTTTCCCTAAACCACAAAGATACAAGATGTACTATTCACTAGCTAATACTTATcgttttttttttacactccTCTCATGGCCAAGAGAAAGCTGTGTTGCAAGAATATAGCCTTCCCAAGGTTAAAAGAGGTGACCTGCCTACAGTGACTTTGTTTGCAGAGACAAGCAGAACGACGTGACTTTTCAACCATACTATATATTCTGCTCCTGCCGGTTTAGCTCATTAAAGTCTTTGCTGTCCTTAAATATCAGAGAGTCTTATGTTCCAGGCATGGACAGTAGCTCCAGCCTCTCTGGCTGGTAAAGGAAGCAAAACCACCATGGACTAATTGTGCAGGCCTTCAAGACTCATTCTGATCCTTGTAGCTCATATGAagctttatttaataattaGATCTCAAATCTTTGAATCCTGTGGGTACTTTACACTACATTATATTTCTTCAGGGATGAATGACCCCCAAAACAGGGACAGACAAACTCTTCTAACCTAATTGATCATTCCTGCATGCTACACAAGAAATCTTTGgggtatttttaacaaataaggAAACATCTTACGTCTTTTCCAGACCtgtttcatctttgcttttactCTCCAATTCACTAAAAAACTTTGGTACAGATAGATGAGTACATTACTTTCTCTTAAAGCCTAACTTCTTGACATCTGAGGTGTGCCTCCTTTGTGTCTCATTGTAGGTTCAGAGGAACGCATAATGTCAAAATCAACTCCATTTCCACTTCATTTccctgtagaaaaaaaaaatccttttctgaaccACAAAGATAAAGTGTATATGCTGTTCACTGGTTCatgctttggtttatttttcatgccCATCCTGCTCTTGGTTTTACATTCTTTCAGGGTGCTGTGCTCTCCCAGGTTTAGTTTAGCTAGCTGGCTGACCTATGGCCAACAGTagtgaagaacatttttaaacatgatGATTAAATGtgaattaatgtatttcttaGGGGATGAAACTTCATTAGCCTGCTTCCTTAATTCATAATAATTAGAGAAACGACATAAGAGTTGGCAAAAGAGTCGTGTGGCACAAGCTACTCTGATCTGGCCAGTGTCCCTGAGATCCACACAAATCACAAAGCTACCATGAGCAAAACATGTTCCCTgaccagaaagcaaaacttctgCTCCAAGAGACAGCTGCATCCTGTTCTCTGCTCCCACTCACTATTCAGATTCAGACCCTCAGTATctctggtttttaatttttgtttgttttttaaatcacacaGTGAATGCAAAgtgtttgattttctttgtaaGTCACTGTCTCAGGAAGCTCTgagagcagcagccagaaaaatgaaccttctcttctctccccatctGAAAAAGATGCCCCTGCAACACATCATCTGTCTGCAATCAGCACTCTGATCAAATAAGcatgctgaaaaatgtttcttcagttgTTTCTGTCTGCAGGCAGGCACAAAGCTTTGCCCTTAAGAGAATTGCAAAACAGCTGTGTGAGTGCTTGGCGCTGGGTGCAGAGACCTCCCGTTGATCACACACTTAGAGGATGGCCCTGAAAGTGCATGTCCTAAGCATAAGAGCAGGCAAGCCTGAGGAGCAGGAATAGCTCTGGAGATGAGAGAACTACTCTGTAAATGCTGAGGGTCTGTTGCTACTGCAAAGACCACGTACATTTGAGGTCTGGTTACATACAGTTATAGAAGCCCTGGTTTGAACCTTACactgaaatattgaaaaacCTGCTGGGGGCCACTCGGACCTGTGACATATAGCTATTCCGTTGTCGTAACTAGCGCTCTGAATGGGCCTGGGATTGCTGGTACGAGAATATTTACCGAGCATATTCatagggaagaaaacagcatttgtaaAAGCTTGCTTCAAAGGAAATGTGCAAAATATCCCTGTTTAAACTCAGAGGCTGGAGGAAGCCTTATCACCTTTTTGGGCTAGATCTTTATTCAACGTAAGTTGGAATAGCAATGCTGTCATCAACCAGCTTACAATGTTTTACATTGGTTGAAACAATGGTTCTCATTTTAAGCCTTTACTGGGACTGAGTGTTTAATTCTGGTTAAATTTATTACCTGAGACTTCAAACTGTGGCCCTCCCTGAGCATGGTTACTTATGAGTGTAAAGGTAGTCCCTCACTGCTTGAGAAAAGCTTTAACATCCCATGTTCCATGTTGGCCAGGAGTATACAGAATTAGAATCTCCAGACAAAAGGCAAGTATGAGAGGAAAAGCCTCTTCCCACATCATTGCATCAGTTAAAACAAATAGCACACCTCTCAGCTTTTGCACTTCACTTCATTGCTTCATTGCAACATAAACTGAGATTAAGGAGGTCCTTTCATTTGTAGTACCTACTTTGGAGTTCTGGtatcttggaaaaataaaacccttggGTTAAGGTTTATGGTCTGAATTCTGGCCCCTGCTTTGTTGGCACAAAGCACTTGAAAAAATGGCTTAAGACATCTGCAGACTCCCCAAACTTAGAATTTTTATTAACACAGTGGTGAGGGAATTTTGCAGAGCAGTGCAATATTCCAATTGTAAACTTTCTTAAACTAGGCAGGAAAAGTACTCAAGGTTctcaatgaaaatgaaatgcataagGTACAAGAATGTAAATTATTGTTGCCTTCTTACATGCAACGTGATATCACTAGTGCCATTCCTCCATGGATTGTGGAAGTATGTTATAGGTATCAGAGAGTTAGACTCTGATACACCAAATTAGCCAAATTATGCCTCAGTAACTTGTATAGCCTCAACTGCTGCAGCATCTGA harbors:
- the CDO1 gene encoding cysteine dioxygenase type 1 produces the protein MEQPAMMEQPVQTETWKARSLEELVRILHRIFAEDKVSVEEVQALMESYESNPEEWLQYAKFDQYRYTRNLVDNGNGKFNLMILCWGEGHGSSIHDHTDSHCFMKILQGNLKETLFEWPEKKGNGEMTKKSERVLRENQCAYINDSIGLHRVENISHTESAVSLHLYSPPFDSCNTFDQRTGHKHKVKMTFYSQFGERTLCATAVPQENN